The following are encoded in a window of Sinorhizobium sojae CCBAU 05684 genomic DNA:
- a CDS encoding MarR family transcriptional regulator, giving the protein MPVELTPSQALGLWHAVSREQVRIDSRDLTLRQMAILLEIYLVPPPHTVRGLAATLGVTKPVITRALDTMGALGLVDRVRDERDRRNVIIKRTVEGALYLEKLGDMIINQGRKL; this is encoded by the coding sequence TTGCCCGTCGAACTGACCCCCTCCCAAGCGCTGGGGCTCTGGCACGCGGTCTCGCGCGAGCAGGTGCGGATCGACAGCCGCGATCTCACGCTGCGCCAGATGGCGATCCTGCTTGAGATCTATCTGGTTCCGCCGCCGCACACGGTCCGGGGGCTTGCCGCGACCCTCGGGGTGACGAAGCCCGTAATCACGCGGGCTCTCGACACTATGGGCGCGCTTGGTCTCGTCGACCGCGTGCGCGACGAGCGCGACCGGCGCAATGTCATCATCAAACGCACCGTCGAGGGCGCGCTCTACCTTGAAAAACTCGGCGATATGATCATCAATCAGGGACGGAAACTGTGA